From Caulobacter segnis, a single genomic window includes:
- a CDS encoding ATP12 family chaperone protein, whose protein sequence is MSDKSELLLKPRRFYKAAAAAPLLGENGEGGFAVQLDGRTPKSPAKKPLVAPNRPLADMIAAEWEAQVEYIDNSLMPATRLAFTAIDRIAETRTEVAREVTAYAASDHLCYRAEHPTPLVERQDREWGAILDWAKAEHGLVFTPVAGIIHQPQPPATLAAVEALALTLDDFALAGVAFAAGLFGSTVLALAVRAGRLTGRRALDLARLEEIFQAEQWGEDDEAKARAEALAVEAEMIDRWFAALR, encoded by the coding sequence GTGTCCGACAAGTCCGAGCTGCTGCTGAAACCGAGGCGCTTCTACAAGGCCGCCGCCGCCGCCCCCCTGCTGGGAGAGAACGGTGAGGGCGGTTTCGCGGTCCAGCTGGACGGCCGCACGCCCAAGTCGCCCGCCAAGAAGCCGCTGGTGGCGCCGAACCGGCCGTTGGCCGACATGATCGCCGCCGAGTGGGAGGCCCAGGTCGAGTATATCGACAACAGCCTGATGCCGGCCACGCGCCTGGCCTTCACCGCCATCGACCGCATCGCCGAGACCCGCACCGAGGTCGCCCGTGAGGTCACCGCCTACGCCGCGTCCGACCACCTGTGCTATCGCGCCGAGCACCCGACGCCGCTGGTCGAGCGCCAGGATCGGGAGTGGGGCGCGATCCTCGACTGGGCCAAGGCCGAGCACGGCCTGGTGTTCACGCCCGTGGCCGGGATCATCCACCAGCCGCAGCCGCCGGCCACCCTGGCGGCGGTCGAGGCCCTGGCCCTGACCCTGGACGACTTCGCCCTGGCCGGCGTGGCGTTCGCCGCGGGCCTGTTCGGCTCGACCGTGTTGGCCCTGGCCGTGCGGGCCGGACGCCTGACCGGTCGCCGGGCCCTGGACCTGGCGCGGCTTGAAGAGATCTTCCAGGCCGAGCAGTGGGGCGAGGACGACGAGGCCAAGGCTCGCGCCGAGGCCCTGGCCGTCGAGGCCGAGATGATCGACCGCTGGTTCGCGGCCCTGCGCTGA
- a CDS encoding YnfA family protein, with amino-acid sequence MRAFAIYALAALAEIGGCYAFWAWLRLGKSPAWAGAGTLSLIVFALLLTRVDASVAGRAFAAYGGIYIVASIAWMQLVENARPDRWDLIGGAVCLAGAAIILLGPRTA; translated from the coding sequence ATGAGGGCGTTCGCGATCTACGCCCTGGCCGCCCTGGCCGAGATCGGCGGCTGCTACGCCTTCTGGGCCTGGCTGCGGCTGGGCAAGTCGCCGGCGTGGGCGGGGGCGGGGACCCTGTCGCTGATCGTTTTCGCCCTGCTGCTGACGCGGGTCGACGCCAGCGTCGCCGGCCGCGCCTTCGCCGCCTATGGCGGAATCTACATCGTCGCCTCGATCGCCTGGATGCAGCTGGTCGAGAACGCCCGGCCTGACCGCTGGGACCTGATCGGCGGCGCGGTGTGTCTGGCGGGCGCGGCGATCATCCTGCTTGGTCCGCGCACGGCCTAA
- a CDS encoding acyl-CoA carboxylase subunit beta, whose translation MQHILEELDRRREQAKAGGGAKRVEAQHAKGKLTARERIDLLLDEGSFEEFDMFVEHRCADFGMEAQKVPGDGVVTGWGTINGKVVYVFSKDFTVFGGSLSNAHAQKIIKVQRQAMKVGAPVIGLFDAGGARIQEGVDSLAGYADIFLENVMASGVIPQISVIMGPCAGGDVYSPAMTDFIFMVKDTSYMFVTGPDVVRTVTNEVVTAEELGGARVHAAKSGVAEGAFENDLEALTQVRRLVDFLPSSNREAAPERETFDEAYREEASLDTLIPADPTKPYDMKELILKVVDEADFFEISSEWAKNIICGFARMDGETVGVVANQPQVLAGVLDIDSSRKAARFVRFCDAFNIPILTFVDVPGFMPGTKQEYGGLIKHGAKLLFAYAEATVPKITVITRKAYGGAYDVMSSKHLRGDLNYAWPTAEIAVMGAKGAVEIIFRQEAKDPEALAAREAEYKDRFANPFVAAQRGYIDDVIMPHGTRRRIVRGLKSLKGKELTNPWKKHDNIPL comes from the coding sequence GTGCAGCACATACTGGAGGAACTGGATCGCCGCCGCGAGCAGGCCAAGGCGGGGGGCGGGGCCAAGCGGGTCGAGGCCCAACACGCCAAGGGCAAGCTGACGGCGCGCGAGCGGATCGACCTGTTGCTGGACGAAGGCAGCTTCGAGGAGTTCGACATGTTCGTCGAGCACCGCTGCGCCGACTTCGGCATGGAGGCCCAGAAGGTCCCCGGCGACGGGGTGGTCACCGGCTGGGGCACGATCAATGGCAAGGTGGTCTACGTCTTCTCCAAGGACTTCACGGTGTTCGGCGGCAGCCTGTCGAACGCTCACGCCCAGAAGATCATCAAGGTCCAGCGCCAGGCCATGAAGGTCGGGGCCCCGGTCATCGGCCTGTTCGACGCCGGCGGGGCCCGCATCCAGGAGGGCGTGGATTCACTCGCCGGCTATGCCGACATCTTCCTGGAGAACGTCATGGCCTCGGGGGTGATCCCGCAGATCAGCGTGATCATGGGCCCCTGCGCCGGCGGCGATGTCTATTCGCCCGCCATGACCGACTTCATCTTCATGGTGAAGGACACCAGCTACATGTTCGTCACCGGGCCTGACGTGGTCCGGACCGTCACCAACGAGGTGGTCACCGCCGAGGAGCTGGGCGGAGCCCGGGTCCACGCGGCCAAGTCGGGCGTGGCCGAGGGCGCGTTCGAGAACGACCTGGAAGCCCTGACCCAGGTGCGCCGCCTGGTCGACTTCCTGCCGTCGTCCAACCGCGAGGCCGCGCCCGAGCGCGAGACCTTCGATGAGGCCTATCGCGAGGAAGCCAGCCTCGACACCCTGATCCCGGCCGACCCGACCAAGCCCTACGACATGAAGGAGCTGATCCTGAAGGTGGTCGACGAGGCCGACTTCTTCGAGATCTCCAGCGAATGGGCCAAGAACATCATCTGCGGCTTCGCGCGGATGGACGGCGAGACCGTCGGGGTGGTGGCCAACCAGCCCCAGGTGCTGGCCGGGGTGCTCGACATCGACAGCAGCCGCAAGGCCGCGCGCTTCGTGCGGTTCTGCGACGCCTTCAACATCCCGATCCTGACCTTCGTCGACGTGCCGGGCTTCATGCCGGGGACCAAGCAGGAGTACGGCGGGCTGATCAAGCACGGCGCCAAGCTCTTGTTCGCCTATGCCGAGGCGACGGTCCCGAAGATCACCGTCATCACCCGCAAGGCCTATGGCGGGGCCTATGACGTGATGAGCTCCAAGCACCTGCGCGGCGACCTCAACTATGCCTGGCCCACGGCCGAGATCGCGGTGATGGGGGCCAAGGGGGCGGTGGAGATCATCTTCCGCCAGGAGGCCAAGGACCCCGAAGCGCTCGCCGCCCGCGAGGCCGAGTACAAGGACCGCTTCGCCAACCCCTTCGTCGCCGCCCAGCGCGGCTACATCGACGACGTCATCATGCCCCACGGCACCCGACGCAGGATCGTGCGGGGCCTCAAGAGCCTCAAGGGCAAGGAACTGACGAACCCTTGGAAGAAGCACGACAATATTCCGCTGTAG
- the metG gene encoding methionine--tRNA ligase, with the protein MARILITSALPYINGIKHLGNLAGSMLPADVYARFKRAQGHETLYICATDEHGTPAELAATAAGQDVATYCAEQHVLQHDVGRAFGLSWDWFGRSSSPQNHRLTQHFCQALEDHGLIEERVDQMVYSVDDKRFLPDRYVEGTCPHCGFEKARGDQCDNCGNLLDPTDLIDPYSVISGSRNIEVRDTRHLYLLQTKMQDKIRAWVDSHADWPQLARSIAYKHLDEGLIDRGITRDLAWGIPVAKDGIPRPGFEDKVFYVWFDAPIEYIAATQEWAEGAPDRDWKRWWRTDEGAQDVRYVQFMGKDNVAFHTVSFPATILGSEEPWKSVDMLKAFNWLNWYGGKFSTSNKRGVFMDAALEILPPDLWRWYLTANSPEGSDTAFTWEQFASAVNRDLADVLGNFVNRILKFNESKFEGVVPAGGEPGPLEEKLFADVSARLADLAEQMDAIEIRKSAQALRALWVVGNEYLQEAAPWTAIKTDRDRAAVIVRTALNLAALYAKISAPFIPFAAEKIGAAFDLPFPAEWPSNDARVELDKLLVGEPVTVPDVLFKKIEDEQIAEWTARFGGAE; encoded by the coding sequence ATGGCTCGCATCCTGATCACCTCGGCCCTGCCGTACATCAACGGCATCAAGCACCTGGGCAACCTGGCGGGGTCGATGCTGCCGGCGGACGTCTATGCGCGCTTCAAGCGGGCCCAGGGCCACGAGACCCTCTACATCTGCGCCACCGACGAGCACGGCACCCCGGCCGAGCTGGCCGCGACCGCCGCCGGCCAGGATGTCGCCACCTATTGCGCCGAGCAGCACGTGCTGCAGCACGACGTGGGCCGCGCCTTCGGCCTGTCGTGGGACTGGTTCGGCCGCTCGTCGTCGCCGCAGAACCATCGCCTGACCCAGCACTTCTGCCAGGCCCTGGAGGATCACGGCCTGATCGAGGAACGCGTCGACCAGATGGTCTATTCGGTCGACGACAAGCGCTTCCTGCCCGACCGCTATGTCGAGGGCACGTGCCCGCACTGCGGCTTCGAGAAGGCGCGCGGCGACCAGTGCGACAACTGCGGCAACCTGCTGGATCCGACCGACCTGATCGACCCGTACTCGGTGATCTCGGGCTCGCGGAACATCGAGGTGCGCGACACCCGCCACCTGTACCTGCTGCAGACCAAGATGCAGGACAAGATCCGCGCCTGGGTCGACAGCCACGCCGACTGGCCGCAGCTGGCCCGCTCGATCGCCTACAAGCACCTGGACGAGGGCCTGATCGATCGCGGCATCACCCGCGACCTGGCCTGGGGCATCCCGGTGGCCAAGGACGGGATCCCGCGCCCCGGCTTCGAGGACAAGGTCTTCTACGTCTGGTTCGACGCGCCGATCGAGTACATCGCCGCGACCCAGGAATGGGCCGAGGGCGCGCCCGACCGGGACTGGAAGCGCTGGTGGCGCACCGACGAAGGCGCGCAGGACGTCCGCTACGTCCAGTTCATGGGCAAGGACAATGTCGCGTTCCACACGGTCAGCTTCCCGGCCACCATCCTCGGCTCGGAAGAGCCGTGGAAGAGCGTCGACATGCTCAAGGCCTTCAACTGGCTGAACTGGTACGGCGGCAAGTTCTCGACCTCCAACAAGCGCGGCGTGTTCATGGACGCGGCCCTGGAAATCCTGCCGCCCGACCTGTGGCGCTGGTACCTGACGGCCAACTCGCCGGAAGGCAGCGACACGGCCTTCACCTGGGAGCAGTTCGCCAGCGCCGTGAACCGCGACCTGGCCGACGTGCTGGGCAACTTCGTCAACCGCATCCTGAAGTTCAACGAGAGCAAGTTCGAGGGCGTGGTCCCGGCGGGCGGCGAGCCTGGTCCGCTGGAAGAGAAGCTGTTCGCCGATGTCTCCGCGCGTCTGGCGGATCTGGCCGAACAGATGGACGCCATCGAGATCCGCAAGAGCGCCCAGGCGCTGCGGGCCCTGTGGGTGGTCGGCAACGAGTACCTGCAGGAAGCCGCGCCGTGGACCGCGATCAAGACCGATCGCGACCGCGCCGCCGTCATCGTCCGCACGGCCCTGAACCTGGCGGCGCTGTACGCCAAGATCTCGGCTCCGTTCATCCCGTTCGCCGCCGAGAAGATCGGCGCGGCGTTCGACTTGCCGTTCCCGGCGGAATGGCCGTCGAACGACGCCCGCGTCGAGCTCGACAAGCTGCTAGTTGGCGAGCCGGTGACCGTGCCGGACGTGCTGTTCAAGAAGATCGAGGACGAGCAGATCGCCGAATGGACGGCCCGCTTCGGCGGCGCGGAGTAA
- a CDS encoding MFS transporter, producing MEPGADKTEEPPLTKGGLPTLVRLCLFYAAIYLSSGVSLPYIGTYLRSRGLSGGEIGLVLAVPLLLKPFTGASLAVWADGFTLRRTPMVLLLVGAGLGYAGLLATSNLLWLILFWFIGQTLLSTVSPLIDVITLRRARTESFNYGVPRGTGSSTFIAANLTMGVILTFAAPTIIAIWIAAACFVGAVAAAILVPPERVHAEGFKPDRSERWKGLSDLLRNRTFVLAVVTAGLIQGAHAFYYGFSAILWRKQGISEPMIGVLWGVGVAAEVGFMWFLEPLRRRWGPERFLILGALAAVLRWTAYAFEPPLWALFPLQMLHAMTFAASFLASLRLIEKLAPGSAASPAQAINSALSSGFTLGVATLASGPLFDALGAKGYLATAFMALLGLGGAILLSRRSRHQIV from the coding sequence TTGGAACCGGGGGCGGACAAGACGGAGGAGCCTCCTCTTACCAAAGGGGGTCTTCCGACCCTCGTCCGTCTCTGCCTGTTCTACGCCGCGATCTATCTGAGCTCGGGCGTCAGCCTGCCTTATATCGGCACCTATCTGCGGTCTCGCGGCCTGAGCGGCGGCGAGATCGGCCTTGTCTTGGCCGTTCCGTTGCTGCTCAAGCCCTTCACCGGCGCCTCGCTGGCGGTGTGGGCCGACGGCTTCACCCTGCGGCGCACGCCGATGGTGCTGCTGCTGGTCGGGGCGGGGCTGGGCTATGCGGGTCTTCTGGCCACCTCGAACCTGCTTTGGCTGATCCTGTTCTGGTTCATCGGCCAGACCCTGCTGTCGACGGTCTCGCCGCTGATCGACGTCATCACCCTGCGCCGGGCGCGGACCGAGAGCTTCAACTACGGCGTCCCGCGCGGCACCGGCTCGAGCACGTTCATCGCGGCCAATCTCACGATGGGCGTGATCCTGACCTTTGCCGCGCCCACGATCATCGCCATCTGGATCGCCGCGGCCTGCTTCGTCGGCGCCGTGGCGGCCGCCATCCTGGTGCCGCCCGAACGGGTTCACGCCGAGGGCTTCAAGCCCGATCGATCCGAGCGCTGGAAGGGGCTCTCGGATCTGCTGCGCAACCGCACCTTCGTGCTGGCGGTGGTCACGGCCGGCCTGATCCAGGGCGCGCACGCCTTCTACTACGGCTTCTCGGCCATCCTCTGGAGGAAGCAGGGGATCAGCGAACCCATGATCGGCGTCCTGTGGGGCGTGGGTGTCGCGGCCGAGGTCGGCTTCATGTGGTTCCTGGAGCCGCTGCGTCGCCGCTGGGGGCCGGAGCGGTTCCTGATCCTGGGCGCGCTGGCCGCCGTGCTGCGCTGGACGGCCTATGCGTTCGAGCCGCCGCTATGGGCGTTGTTTCCGCTGCAGATGCTGCATGCGATGACGTTCGCGGCCAGCTTCCTGGCCTCGTTGCGCCTGATCGAGAAGCTGGCTCCGGGGTCGGCCGCGTCGCCGGCCCAGGCGATCAACTCGGCGCTGTCGTCGGGCTTCACGCTGGGCGTCGCCACCCTGGCGTCGGGGCCATTGTTCGACGCCCTGGGCGCGAAGGGGTACCTGGCCACAGCCTTTATGGCCTTGCTGGGCCTGGGCGGCGCGATACTGCTATCGCGCCGCTCAAGACATCAGATCGTGTAG
- the cysN gene encoding sulfate adenylyltransferase subunit CysN, which produces MTHQSALIAEDIDAYLHQHQHKSLLRFITCGSVDDGKSTLIGRLLYDSKMIFEDQLAALEADSKKVGTQGGAIDFALLVDGLAAEREQGITIDVAYRFFSTEKRKFIVADTPGHEQYTRNMVTGASTADAAVILIDARKGVLTQTRRHSYLVSLLGIRNVVLAVNKMDLVGWDQSVFDAIVADYRAFAEQIGLKVFTPIPISGLGGDNMAARSEHTPWFDGPILMDWLEGVEVEDDLQAKPFRMPVQWVNRPNLDFRGFSGLIASGTIKPGDRIRALPSGRESRVARIVTLPGDLDQAVAGQSVTLTLEDEIDISRGDVIAAADAPAPVANQFEATLVWMDDEPLPPGRTYLLKLGARTVSASVTDIKHRVNVNTLEHSAAKRLELNEIGVCNLSLDQAIPFEAYAENRQMGGLILVDRLSNRTVGAGMINFALRRADNIHWQHTDVSKASRSALKSQRGQVVWLTGLSGAGKSTIANLVEKRLHALGRHTYLLDGDNVRHGLNKDLGFTEEDRVENIRRVAEVAKLMVDAGLIVLTAFISPFRAERQLARDILEPGEFIEVFVDTPLAVAEARDVKGLYKKARSGQLKNFTGVDSPYEAPETPELRIDTTAIDPVEAAERIVAWLEGQEIDYTI; this is translated from the coding sequence ATGACGCACCAGTCCGCCCTGATCGCCGAAGATATCGACGCCTATCTGCACCAGCATCAGCACAAGTCGCTGCTGCGCTTCATCACCTGCGGCAGCGTCGACGACGGCAAGTCCACCCTGATCGGCCGCCTGCTGTACGACAGCAAGATGATCTTCGAGGATCAGCTCGCTGCTCTCGAAGCCGACTCCAAGAAGGTCGGCACCCAGGGCGGCGCGATCGACTTCGCCCTCCTGGTCGACGGCCTGGCCGCCGAGCGCGAGCAAGGAATCACCATCGACGTCGCCTACCGCTTCTTCTCGACCGAGAAGCGCAAGTTCATCGTCGCCGACACCCCCGGCCACGAGCAGTACACGCGCAACATGGTCACCGGCGCCTCGACCGCCGACGCGGCCGTGATCCTGATCGATGCGCGCAAGGGCGTGCTGACCCAGACGCGCCGCCACAGCTATCTCGTCTCGTTGCTCGGCATCCGCAACGTCGTGCTGGCCGTGAACAAGATGGACCTGGTCGGCTGGGACCAGTCGGTGTTCGACGCCATCGTCGCCGACTACCGCGCCTTCGCCGAGCAGATCGGGCTCAAGGTCTTCACCCCCATCCCGATCTCGGGCCTGGGCGGCGACAACATGGCCGCGCGCAGCGAGCATACGCCCTGGTTCGACGGCCCGATCCTGATGGACTGGCTGGAAGGCGTCGAGGTCGAGGACGACCTGCAGGCCAAGCCGTTCCGCATGCCGGTGCAGTGGGTCAACCGCCCGAACCTCGACTTTCGGGGCTTCTCGGGCCTGATCGCCTCGGGGACGATCAAGCCGGGCGACCGCATCCGCGCCCTGCCCTCGGGTCGCGAGAGCCGCGTGGCCCGCATCGTCACCCTGCCGGGCGACCTCGACCAAGCCGTCGCCGGCCAGTCCGTGACCCTGACCCTGGAAGACGAGATCGACATCTCGCGCGGCGACGTGATCGCCGCCGCCGACGCGCCCGCGCCGGTCGCCAACCAGTTCGAGGCCACGCTGGTCTGGATGGACGACGAGCCCCTCCCCCCGGGCCGCACCTATCTGCTTAAGCTGGGTGCAAGAACGGTCAGCGCCAGCGTCACCGACATCAAGCATCGCGTGAACGTCAACACGCTGGAGCACTCGGCGGCCAAGCGCCTGGAGCTGAACGAGATCGGGGTCTGCAACCTCTCGCTCGATCAGGCCATCCCGTTCGAGGCCTATGCCGAAAACCGCCAGATGGGCGGCTTGATCCTGGTCGATCGCCTGTCCAACCGCACGGTTGGCGCGGGCATGATCAACTTCGCCCTGCGCCGGGCCGACAACATCCACTGGCAGCACACCGACGTCAGCAAGGCCTCGCGCTCGGCGCTGAAGAGCCAGCGCGGCCAGGTCGTCTGGCTGACCGGCCTTTCCGGCGCAGGCAAGTCGACCATCGCCAACCTGGTCGAGAAGCGCCTGCACGCCCTGGGTCGCCACACCTATCTGCTGGACGGCGACAATGTCCGCCACGGGCTCAACAAGGACCTCGGCTTCACCGAGGAGGACCGCGTCGAGAACATCCGCCGGGTGGCCGAGGTCGCCAAGCTGATGGTCGACGCCGGCCTGATCGTGCTGACCGCCTTCATCTCGCCGTTCCGGGCCGAGCGACAGTTGGCCCGCGACATCCTGGAGCCGGGCGAGTTCATCGAGGTCTTCGTCGACACGCCCCTGGCCGTGGCCGAGGCGCGGGACGTGAAGGGCCTCTACAAGAAGGCCCGCTCGGGCCAGCTGAAGAACTTCACCGGCGTCGACAGTCCCTACGAGGCTCCCGAGACGCCGGAGCTGCGGATCGATACGACAGCGATCGATCCGGTCGAGGCGGCGGAGCGGATCGTGGCGTGGCTCGAGGGGCAAGAGATCGACTACACGATCTGA